In Methylocystis echinoides, a genomic segment contains:
- a CDS encoding single-stranded DNA-binding protein, whose product MRSTNLFILRGYVGADAKGFDGGKVAKFSVATNRAWNDRQSGEKKEATDWVTLTILNERIAKWALENLKKGDPIYAECRVADRSYQKDGQTVYITDVIANVVDRLAPSQQAGDQ is encoded by the coding sequence ATGCGCAGCACAAATCTATTCATCCTGCGGGGTTACGTCGGCGCCGACGCCAAAGGTTTCGATGGCGGGAAGGTCGCTAAGTTCAGCGTCGCGACAAATCGGGCCTGGAACGACCGACAATCCGGGGAGAAGAAAGAAGCTACCGACTGGGTTACGCTGACGATCCTCAACGAAAGGATCGCGAAATGGGCTCTTGAGAACCTCAAGAAGGGCGATCCGATTTACGCGGAATGCCGCGTCGCCGACCGCAGCTATCAAAAGGACGGCCAGACCGTTTACATAACCGATGTCATCGCCAACGTCGTCGATCGGCTCGCGCCTTCGCAACAAGCCGGCGATCAGTGA
- a CDS encoding single-stranded DNA-binding protein — MAHLCEMNQIGHVASVKSVGKNLIVRIASNANYKNGEGAWVERTHWNEHTIFERQGGLLKWASESLKPGDLVLVRSTPFQTEWKKDGETHYGQTFAVNELSLLTAKSDKKDKPEEAATSRGRRSR; from the coding sequence ATGGCGCATCTTTGTGAAATGAACCAGATCGGCCACGTCGCTTCGGTCAAGAGCGTCGGCAAGAACCTGATCGTCAGAATCGCCTCCAACGCCAACTACAAGAACGGCGAAGGCGCCTGGGTCGAGCGCACGCACTGGAATGAGCACACGATCTTCGAGCGCCAGGGCGGTTTGCTCAAGTGGGCCTCCGAAAGCCTCAAGCCCGGCGATCTCGTTCTCGTCCGCTCTACCCCCTTCCAGACCGAATGGAAGAAGGACGGCGAAACGCACTACGGTCAGACTTTCGCGGTGAACGAGCTCTCGCTCTTGACGGCGAAATCCGACAAGAAGGACAAGCCGGAGGAAGCCGCGACGTCGCGGGGTCGACGGAGCCGCTGA
- a CDS encoding alpha/beta fold hydrolase, with protein MSKVLFLPGASGSASFWKPVADRAGMEGVFFAWPGLGDEPARPDINGIDDLVASVADEIMGPVDIVAQSMGGLIALKLALAFPGSVERLVLAVTSGGVPVADLGGSEWRPDYFAAYPRAAKWIADPVGDLSSQIPTMEAPSLLLWGDADPISPVAVGMRLSALLPNARLWVFAGADESVKLAGFGKFSIRRGRRREARNPRTGAAAPVAESLR; from the coding sequence ATGTCGAAGGTTCTGTTTCTTCCGGGTGCCTCGGGTAGCGCCTCCTTCTGGAAGCCGGTCGCCGACCGCGCCGGCATGGAAGGCGTGTTTTTCGCATGGCCCGGGCTAGGCGACGAACCGGCGCGGCCCGATATCAACGGGATCGACGACCTTGTCGCCTCGGTAGCCGATGAAATCATGGGGCCGGTCGACATCGTAGCTCAGTCGATGGGCGGCCTAATCGCTCTCAAGCTGGCGCTCGCGTTTCCTGGATCGGTCGAGCGGCTCGTATTGGCTGTGACTTCTGGCGGCGTGCCGGTCGCGGATCTTGGTGGGTCGGAGTGGCGGCCCGATTACTTCGCTGCATACCCGCGCGCCGCCAAGTGGATCGCGGATCCAGTCGGGGATCTCTCGAGCCAAATCCCAACTATGGAAGCCCCGTCATTGCTCCTGTGGGGCGATGCCGACCCGATCAGCCCAGTAGCGGTCGGAATGCGGCTTTCAGCCCTCCTTCCGAACGCGCGCCTTTGGGTCTTTGCTGGCGCGGACGAGAGCGTGAAGCTTGCAGGATTCGGCAAGTTCAGCATTCGGCGCGGACGCAGGCGCGAGGCCCGCAATCCGCGCACCGGAGCGGCGGCGCCGGTTGCCGAGAGTTTGCGCTGA
- a CDS encoding transcriptional regulator, with amino-acid sequence MKEADMAITKSFKELVQQRVANEPVFAEALLREGIDTMLAGDIDTGKAILRDYIKATVGFEKLGEATHTPPKSLIRMFSPRGNPQARNLFGVIGYLQKEAGVEFHVAPRPQ; translated from the coding sequence GTGAAGGAGGCAGACATGGCAATAACAAAAAGCTTCAAGGAACTGGTGCAACAGCGCGTGGCCAACGAACCCGTCTTCGCCGAAGCGCTGCTGCGTGAGGGAATCGACACCATGCTGGCCGGTGACATCGATACCGGCAAGGCGATCCTGCGCGACTACATCAAGGCGACAGTTGGCTTTGAGAAGCTCGGCGAAGCGACGCATACCCCGCCCAAGAGCCTCATCCGCATGTTCAGCCCGCGTGGCAATCCGCAAGCCCGTAACTTGTTCGGCGTCATCGGCTATCTGCAAAAGGAGGCGGGTGTTGAATTCCACGTCGCGCCGCGCCCGCAATAA
- a CDS encoding type II toxin-antitoxin system RelE/ParE family toxin — MLELRYYLHADGNSPFEEWFSDLDAAAGAKVAVALARLEQGNFSNVKGVGEGVLEYKIDWGSGYRVYFGRDGERLVILLTGGTKRRQDKDIEAAKAYWADYKRRRPRKK, encoded by the coding sequence ATGCTTGAACTGCGCTATTACCTCCACGCCGACGGCAATAGCCCTTTTGAGGAATGGTTCTCCGATCTGGATGCCGCGGCGGGAGCGAAAGTGGCCGTTGCCCTTGCGCGGCTCGAACAAGGCAACTTTTCGAACGTCAAAGGCGTAGGGGAGGGCGTGCTCGAATACAAGATTGATTGGGGCTCGGGCTACCGCGTCTATTTCGGACGCGATGGCGAGCGGCTGGTGATCCTGCTCACCGGCGGAACCAAACGACGGCAGGACAAGGATATCGAGGCCGCGAAAGCCTATTGGGCGGATTACAAGCGGCGGCGGCCGCGTAAGAAGTGA
- a CDS encoding P-loop NTPase: MSKAIYVVGGSKGGVGKSLVTMGLVHNLTQRGEEVFVIDADTSNPDVFKSYENEVVCELVNLDEADGWIRFVNICDEYKGSNVIVNTAARNNVGVAAYGRTLSQSLEELERELVTLWVINRQRDSLELLQDYIDAIPNSMVHVLKNGYFGADTKFELYNSSDVKSSVEKQGGRSLLFPDMADRVSDDLYSNRLSIARAWQTMPIGNRAELRRWLEEVNKVFATVVANG, from the coding sequence ATGAGCAAGGCGATCTACGTGGTGGGCGGCAGCAAGGGCGGAGTAGGCAAATCGCTCGTGACGATGGGGCTCGTTCACAATCTCACCCAAAGAGGCGAGGAGGTCTTCGTCATCGACGCGGACACCTCAAACCCCGACGTGTTCAAATCATATGAGAACGAGGTCGTCTGCGAGCTCGTGAATTTGGACGAGGCGGACGGATGGATCCGCTTCGTAAATATCTGCGACGAATACAAAGGCAGCAACGTCATCGTCAACACGGCGGCGCGAAACAACGTAGGCGTCGCGGCTTACGGCCGGACGCTCAGCCAGTCGCTGGAGGAGCTCGAGCGCGAGCTGGTGACGCTCTGGGTCATCAATCGTCAGCGCGACAGCCTCGAGTTGCTGCAGGACTATATCGACGCGATTCCGAATTCGATGGTGCACGTCCTGAAGAACGGCTACTTCGGAGCCGATACGAAATTCGAGCTTTATAACAGCTCCGACGTGAAATCCTCAGTCGAGAAGCAGGGTGGCCGCTCCCTGCTATTTCCCGACATGGCCGATCGCGTGAGCGACGATCTTTACAGCAATCGCTTGAGCATCGCGCGCGCCTGGCAAACCATGCCGATCGGCAATCGCGCCGAGCTGCGCCGCTGGCTAGAAGAGGTCAATAAGGTGTTCGCGACGGTCGTCGCCAACGGCTGA
- the mobC gene encoding plasmid mobilization relaxosome protein MobC, whose translation MSPEEHALFGEFCVSLNVTPSEALRRLARSAALLGPTFTGEARAEVIALTRQMRAVGNNLNQAVHHMNAGHVIQSEDMKGHLEAVSRAIGELDRLYRSLCVKSYRRAEAAVSGRSK comes from the coding sequence ATGAGCCCGGAAGAACACGCGCTCTTTGGGGAGTTTTGCGTATCCCTGAATGTGACGCCGAGCGAAGCGTTGCGGCGCCTGGCGAGGTCAGCCGCCCTTTTGGGACCGACGTTCACCGGGGAGGCCCGCGCCGAAGTTATTGCGCTCACCCGACAAATGCGCGCCGTCGGCAATAATCTCAACCAGGCCGTCCATCACATGAATGCGGGACATGTGATCCAGAGCGAAGATATGAAGGGCCACCTCGAAGCGGTCAGCCGGGCGATCGGCGAGCTCGATCGGCTGTATCGGTCGCTTTGCGTCAAATCCTATCGACGCGCCGAGGCGGCCGTCTCGGGGCGCTCCAAATGA
- a CDS encoding LPD7 domain-containing protein gives MIDLAAYDLRPLSERLRGIRTARDFRARRALLEALDSGAPFEAAGASPARSSQLARTPANGLPYTGPGAPSGRAGEKLEDECALRRPGSGRGGEPAIRPAPGFRAEVKPLSAEAASSGSSSPAASIAAKAGLAAGSQAAVVKLASYGSGSARAASLLNYQSDKGELTLEREDGTLVTGKAAVDDLAAHWREDDAREPSNDIFRVTLTFQSRLGREEARAGLEVTLDGHRYAWRLEEHADSTLVHLVAVAAGARQDGNGKKERIYANAKSFRCFQDKIEDAFGRDVDLSTPVWAHGVEGATTQLAALTKAGALPAETDAGISLEEAAIRHFAKQPSNANRPKPANFNPALEIAKTWRHSMRSSGPRDFAHVILSAKPGTDKEAFMDAARATLAREFNGHEYVFVMHTNRRHIHVHAAVRLTSVRGEKLHPGIQDFNRWRQTLAEEARKRHIPMEAVRRFDQAHAPSYKLKDVKMIERGIAPESVRRRVERVHNREIHRPTRDEGRRRAAEAASEWRSLAARRAAVLPPLATGALRLYRAEAADDRSQRAPLFSIDRPLAEFYAAKSGPSRLVYLDVPAERIPELRPSRELPAKVFAVPPALNALRKPVDWIDEAAVLPFRRRVDAALTPRGQEQSIVSKEDQAMRTAETMEAARRNMADAMNRLSGYLPEGAVKDNLMRRSRDILARAEGATKEQERLDRNPGQIEGDRFVEPEPRNVGALFTNEKKGAEIHYKRHDRETGAFQTLAFIDSGRQLDIRDWNNGESVNAALKLASQKWETLSVSGSDDYKETVARLAAENGYAITNPELQDRIRELRAKIEAQRASIAEGKERAEAKETDAPVKSAPLSDAEHQRPADPPILNTTPAERAIELNSIRERVDVEAQRETRQAARAKEAHENNAAAGTEGAPYRAPEEAQAAREAERAVDNSLAREIPADPMQSEAIQALRFEQRRVLDQANRDDQKRIDAENAERFRQDERRQDRDEAEGQSM, from the coding sequence ATGATCGATCTTGCCGCTTATGACCTGCGTCCCCTGTCCGAGCGCTTGCGCGGGATCAGAACGGCAAGGGATTTCCGCGCACGACGGGCGCTACTCGAGGCGCTGGATTCTGGGGCGCCTTTCGAAGCAGCGGGCGCTTCCCCTGCCCGCTCGTCGCAATTGGCTCGAACCCCTGCAAACGGCCTGCCCTATACCGGGCCGGGCGCTCCGTCGGGTCGCGCCGGCGAGAAACTCGAAGACGAATGCGCCCTGCGCCGGCCGGGAAGCGGGCGCGGCGGGGAACCGGCAATTCGCCCGGCCCCAGGGTTTCGTGCGGAAGTGAAGCCTTTATCAGCCGAGGCCGCTTCCTCTGGATCCTCAAGCCCCGCTGCATCGATTGCCGCCAAGGCCGGTCTCGCCGCCGGCTCGCAAGCCGCCGTCGTGAAGCTCGCGAGCTACGGCTCGGGGAGCGCGCGCGCAGCCTCGCTTCTTAACTATCAGAGCGATAAGGGCGAGCTCACCCTCGAACGCGAGGATGGGACTCTCGTGACCGGCAAGGCCGCCGTCGACGATCTCGCCGCGCACTGGCGCGAAGATGACGCGCGCGAGCCTTCGAACGATATTTTCCGCGTCACGCTCACATTCCAAAGCCGTCTCGGCCGCGAGGAAGCGCGGGCCGGCCTCGAAGTCACCCTCGACGGCCATCGTTACGCCTGGAGGCTCGAGGAGCACGCCGACTCCACGCTCGTGCATCTCGTCGCCGTCGCCGCTGGCGCGCGGCAAGACGGAAACGGAAAAAAGGAGCGTATTTACGCGAACGCGAAATCTTTTCGTTGCTTCCAAGACAAAATCGAGGACGCCTTCGGCCGCGACGTCGATCTCTCGACGCCCGTTTGGGCGCATGGCGTCGAGGGTGCGACGACTCAGCTTGCTGCGCTTACGAAGGCAGGCGCGCTTCCTGCGGAAACCGACGCCGGTATAAGTCTGGAAGAGGCCGCCATCCGCCATTTCGCAAAACAGCCGAGCAACGCGAATCGCCCGAAGCCTGCGAATTTCAATCCCGCGCTCGAGATTGCCAAGACCTGGCGCCACTCCATGAGATCGAGCGGCCCGCGAGATTTCGCGCATGTGATCTTGAGCGCGAAGCCAGGGACCGACAAGGAGGCGTTTATGGACGCCGCGCGCGCCACACTCGCGCGCGAGTTCAACGGGCATGAGTATGTGTTCGTCATGCACACCAACAGACGGCACATTCATGTCCATGCCGCCGTCCGGCTCACCAGCGTCAGGGGCGAAAAGCTGCATCCCGGAATTCAGGACTTCAACCGGTGGCGTCAGACGCTCGCGGAGGAAGCGCGCAAACGTCATATCCCCATGGAGGCCGTTCGGCGCTTCGATCAGGCTCACGCGCCTTCCTATAAGCTCAAGGACGTGAAAATGATCGAGCGCGGCATCGCGCCCGAAAGCGTCCGTCGGCGCGTTGAGCGGGTGCACAACCGCGAAATTCACCGCCCGACGCGCGACGAGGGTCGTCGCCGCGCCGCCGAGGCAGCCTCTGAATGGAGATCATTGGCCGCGCGCCGGGCGGCTGTGCTTCCGCCGCTCGCCACAGGCGCACTGCGTCTCTATCGCGCCGAGGCGGCGGATGATAGGTCTCAGCGCGCGCCTCTCTTTTCCATCGATCGCCCGCTTGCTGAGTTCTATGCCGCGAAAAGTGGGCCGTCTCGGCTCGTCTATTTGGATGTTCCCGCCGAGCGAATTCCCGAGCTGCGTCCCTCGCGCGAGCTACCGGCGAAAGTCTTCGCCGTGCCCCCTGCCCTCAACGCGCTCCGCAAGCCCGTCGACTGGATCGACGAAGCCGCCGTTTTGCCTTTCCGACGTCGCGTCGACGCCGCGCTGACGCCGCGAGGGCAAGAACAGTCTATCGTCTCCAAGGAGGATCAAGCCATGCGAACAGCCGAAACGATGGAGGCCGCCCGACGCAATATGGCTGACGCCATGAACCGTCTAAGCGGCTACCTGCCCGAGGGCGCCGTCAAGGATAATCTGATGCGGCGGTCGCGTGACATTCTTGCTCGCGCCGAAGGGGCAACCAAAGAGCAAGAGCGGCTCGACCGTAATCCAGGGCAGATCGAGGGCGACCGTTTCGTGGAGCCCGAGCCACGAAACGTCGGCGCTCTGTTCACCAATGAGAAGAAGGGGGCGGAGATTCACTACAAGCGCCACGATCGAGAGACTGGCGCGTTCCAGACTCTTGCTTTCATAGACAGTGGCAGACAGCTCGACATTCGCGATTGGAACAACGGGGAGAGCGTCAATGCGGCTCTGAAGCTCGCCTCTCAAAAATGGGAGACGCTGAGCGTCAGCGGAAGCGACGACTATAAGGAAACCGTCGCCCGCCTCGCCGCGGAGAATGGCTACGCGATCACGAACCCCGAATTGCAGGACCGCATTCGTGAACTCCGCGCCAAGATTGAAGCGCAGCGCGCGAGCATCGCCGAAGGAAAAGAGCGGGCCGAAGCCAAAGAGACAGACGCGCCTGTGAAATCTGCCCCCCTTTCGGACGCGGAACATCAAAGGCCCGCCGACCCGCCAATTCTCAACACGACGCCAGCCGAGCGCGCGATCGAGCTCAACAGCATCCGCGAGCGCGTCGACGTCGAGGCGCAACGAGAAACCCGCCAGGCGGCACGCGCCAAGGAAGCTCACGAAAACAACGCCGCAGCCGGAACCGAAGGAGCGCCGTACCGCGCTCCGGAGGAAGCCCAGGCGGCGCGTGAAGCAGAGCGGGCCGTGGACAATAGCCTCGCTCGCGAAATCCCCGCCGACCCCATGCAAAGCGAGGCCATCCAAGCCCTTCGCTTTGAGCAGCGCCGCGTGCTCGATCAAGCCAATCGCGACGACCAAAAACGCATTGACGCGGAGAATGCCGAGCGCTTCCGCCAAGACGAGCGCCGTCAGGATCGCGATGAAGCGGAAGGCCAGTCGATGTAA
- a CDS encoding thioredoxin domain-containing protein, producing MIIVCPRCGSLNKAPDSKLRSGNLPNCGRCHAPLFDGHPADLGSAEDFDRMIGKTELPVLVDFWAGWCGPRSAS from the coding sequence GTGATCATCGTTTGCCCCCGATGCGGCAGCCTGAACAAGGCGCCGGACTCCAAGCTTCGTTCCGGCAATCTGCCCAACTGCGGTCGGTGTCATGCCCCGCTATTCGACGGCCACCCGGCCGACCTCGGGAGCGCAGAGGACTTCGATCGAATGATCGGCAAGACGGAGCTTCCGGTTCTGGTCGACTTCTGGGCTGGATGGTGCGGGCCACGAAGCGCAAGCTGA
- the recD2 gene encoding SF1B family DNA helicase RecD2, with product MQPSANSTPPKETLVGSVERVTFHNEDNGFAVLKVKARGKRNLVPVVGHVASISAGEFIQAVGVWITDRAHGLQFKADFLRTTPPTTAEGIEKYLGSGMVRGIGPVLAKRIVAAFGVKTFEIIEAEPERMREVSGIGEFRAGKIVAGWAEQKAVRDIMVFLHANGVGTSRAVRIFKTYGHDAIQVMTENPYRLARDIRGIGFKTADAIAMKLGMAREAPQRVRAGISYALQEAMDEGHCGLPVEELVKLTVTLLDVDERIVRSALEAELADGEVVADAIEGKPCVFLRGLHLAERGAADRLLALARGAPPWPTIDAAKAIPWVEARTGKTLAASQRAAVETVLTSKVAVVTGGPGVGKTTLLDAILRILAAKGTKLLLAAPTGRAAKRMADQTGLEAKTIHRLLETDPKNGGFRRDADNPLDCDLLVLDETSMIDAPLMFSVLKAIPPRAGLLLVGDVDQLPSVGPGQVLADVIASGALPVARLTEVFRQAAESRIVVNAHRINRGEMPEWPKREEASDFYFVEAGDPEQGAAKVVEIVRDRIPRRFGLDPVADVQVLCPMQRGVLGARSLNADLQKALNPNMAEKVERFGSSFAPGDKVMQTENDYDREVFNGDLGRILRIDQTEGNLWVDFDGREVEYPFGELDTLVPAYATTIHKSQGSEYPAVVITLATQHYTMLARNLVYTAVTRGKRLVVIVGQRRALAIAVRTHGRKRRWTKLREWLTAT from the coding sequence TTGCAGCCTTCAGCCAACTCGACCCCGCCCAAGGAAACCCTCGTCGGGTCCGTCGAGCGGGTGACCTTCCACAACGAGGACAACGGCTTCGCGGTCCTGAAGGTGAAGGCCCGGGGCAAGCGAAATCTGGTCCCGGTCGTGGGGCATGTCGCCTCGATCTCCGCCGGCGAGTTCATCCAAGCCGTCGGCGTCTGGATCACCGACCGCGCGCACGGGCTACAGTTCAAGGCCGACTTCCTCAGGACCACGCCGCCGACGACTGCGGAGGGCATCGAAAAGTATCTCGGCTCCGGCATGGTGCGGGGCATCGGACCGGTGCTCGCCAAGAGGATCGTCGCCGCCTTCGGCGTGAAGACTTTCGAGATCATCGAGGCCGAGCCCGAGCGGATGCGGGAGGTCTCCGGCATCGGCGAATTCCGCGCCGGAAAGATCGTCGCCGGCTGGGCCGAGCAGAAGGCGGTGCGCGACATCATGGTCTTCCTGCACGCCAATGGCGTCGGCACGTCGCGGGCCGTTCGCATCTTCAAGACCTACGGCCACGACGCCATCCAGGTCATGACGGAAAATCCCTACAGGCTGGCGCGGGACATCCGCGGGATCGGGTTCAAGACCGCCGACGCCATCGCCATGAAGCTCGGCATGGCGCGGGAGGCGCCGCAGCGGGTCCGGGCGGGGATTTCCTACGCCCTTCAGGAGGCGATGGACGAAGGCCACTGCGGCCTGCCGGTGGAGGAGCTGGTCAAGCTCACCGTCACACTGCTTGATGTCGACGAGCGCATCGTCCGGAGCGCGCTCGAGGCGGAACTCGCCGATGGCGAGGTCGTCGCCGATGCGATCGAGGGGAAACCCTGCGTGTTCCTACGGGGCCTGCACCTCGCCGAGCGCGGCGCCGCCGACCGGCTGCTGGCCTTGGCCCGAGGGGCGCCGCCGTGGCCGACGATCGACGCCGCGAAGGCCATCCCCTGGGTCGAGGCGCGAACCGGAAAGACTTTGGCGGCCTCACAGCGCGCCGCCGTCGAGACGGTCCTGACCTCGAAGGTCGCCGTCGTGACCGGCGGCCCCGGCGTCGGCAAGACGACGCTGCTCGACGCCATCCTCCGCATCCTTGCCGCCAAGGGAACGAAGCTCCTCCTCGCGGCCCCCACCGGTCGCGCCGCCAAGCGTATGGCCGACCAGACCGGCCTCGAAGCCAAGACCATCCATCGCCTGTTGGAGACCGACCCGAAGAACGGCGGGTTCCGCCGCGACGCCGACAATCCCCTCGACTGCGATCTCCTTGTCCTCGATGAGACAAGCATGATCGACGCGCCGCTGATGTTTTCGGTGCTCAAGGCGATCCCGCCGAGGGCCGGGCTCCTGCTCGTCGGCGACGTGGATCAGTTGCCCTCGGTGGGGCCGGGGCAGGTGCTCGCCGACGTCATCGCCTCCGGCGCGCTGCCGGTCGCGCGGTTGACCGAGGTCTTCCGGCAGGCGGCGGAGAGTCGGATCGTCGTCAACGCCCACCGCATCAACCGCGGGGAGATGCCGGAGTGGCCGAAACGCGAGGAGGCCTCGGATTTCTACTTCGTCGAGGCCGGCGATCCGGAGCAGGGCGCGGCCAAGGTCGTCGAGATTGTCCGCGACCGCATCCCCCGGCGCTTCGGCCTCGATCCCGTCGCCGACGTGCAGGTCCTCTGCCCGATGCAGCGCGGCGTCCTTGGAGCCCGGTCGCTCAACGCCGATCTCCAGAAGGCCCTCAACCCGAACATGGCCGAGAAGGTGGAGCGCTTCGGGTCGAGTTTCGCGCCCGGCGATAAGGTGATGCAGACAGAGAACGACTACGACCGCGAGGTCTTCAACGGCGATCTCGGGCGCATTCTCCGCATCGATCAAACCGAGGGCAACCTGTGGGTCGATTTCGACGGGCGCGAGGTCGAATATCCGTTCGGCGAACTCGACACGCTGGTTCCCGCCTATGCGACGACGATCCACAAGTCGCAGGGCTCCGAATATCCCGCCGTCGTCATCACCCTCGCGACCCAGCACTACACGATGCTGGCGCGCAACCTCGTCTACACGGCGGTCACGCGCGGCAAGCGCCTTGTCGTGATTGTCGGGCAGCGGCGCGCCCTCGCTATCGCCGTGCGGACACACGGGCGGAAGCGGCGGTGGACGAAGCTAAGGGAGTGGCTCACGGCGACATGA
- a CDS encoding DUF938 domain-containing protein, which produces MTVNVPTDRPSIDPHPLSPYVAWAGNRNRDPILTVFKDIFPKSGNVLELASGAGNHVNYFAPHFPGLTFQPSDYDVEVFDAIKRKRADQGNANIADPIKIDLTAPDTWPRAEDRLYDAIFVVNLFQVAPVSICDGIAQVAERVLTKDGFVAIYGPFKVGGQYTTESNAAFDQEILAPKIAEWGLKDVKDLEKAANAHNIALKRIVDMPANNFILLFGRA; this is translated from the coding sequence ATGACCGTCAACGTGCCCACAGACCGCCCGTCAATCGATCCGCATCCGCTCAGCCCCTATGTCGCCTGGGCGGGAAATCGCAATCGTGATCCAATTCTGACCGTGTTCAAGGACATATTTCCAAAGAGCGGAAATGTGCTGGAGCTCGCGAGCGGCGCCGGCAATCACGTCAACTATTTCGCGCCGCATTTTCCCGGGCTGACGTTCCAGCCCTCCGACTATGACGTCGAGGTCTTCGACGCGATCAAGAGGAAGCGCGCCGACCAAGGCAATGCCAATATCGCCGATCCGATCAAGATCGATCTGACCGCGCCAGACACATGGCCACGCGCGGAAGACCGTCTCTATGACGCGATCTTTGTCGTTAATCTCTTCCAGGTGGCGCCCGTCTCCATCTGCGACGGCATCGCCCAGGTCGCAGAGCGCGTCCTCACCAAGGATGGTTTCGTCGCGATCTATGGTCCGTTCAAGGTGGGCGGCCAATATACGACCGAGTCGAACGCAGCCTTTGATCAGGAGATTCTCGCGCCCAAGATCGCCGAATGGGGCCTCAAGGATGTAAAGGACCTCGAGAAGGCGGCCAATGCGCATAACATCGCGTTGAAGAGAATCGTGGACATGCCCGCGAACAACTTCATCCTCCTCTTCGGACGGGCTTGA
- a CDS encoding SDR family NAD(P)-dependent oxidoreductase has protein sequence MTNEKASPKGAAVVIGVGAETGLGAALARRFARGGLRVTVAGRTPERLRLVAEQIAAAGGAVSVKVADAASEADVAALFDEADSDGAVELVAYNVGSNVAASALETTPELFERLWRQNAFGGFIVGREAARRMTPRGKGTILFTGATASMRARPPFLAFGAAKAGLRAVAQGLAREFSQQGVHVAHVVIDGVIEGDYAATNFAEYVRSKGPDGLLGVDDIADFYWTLHRQPRSVWTHELDLRPFKEPF, from the coding sequence ATGACGAATGAAAAGGCTTCGCCCAAAGGCGCGGCGGTTGTAATTGGCGTTGGCGCCGAGACAGGTCTCGGCGCCGCACTAGCGAGGCGGTTCGCGCGGGGAGGCCTGCGCGTCACCGTGGCAGGCCGCACGCCTGAGCGTCTGCGCCTCGTCGCAGAGCAAATCGCGGCGGCCGGCGGGGCCGTTTCCGTCAAGGTCGCCGATGCCGCCAGTGAGGCGGACGTCGCCGCCCTGTTCGACGAAGCGGACAGTGACGGCGCCGTCGAACTCGTGGCATACAACGTCGGGAGCAATGTCGCCGCCTCCGCGCTCGAGACGACGCCGGAACTTTTCGAACGCCTTTGGCGCCAGAACGCCTTCGGTGGCTTCATCGTCGGCCGGGAGGCGGCGCGTCGCATGACTCCGCGCGGGAAGGGCACGATCCTTTTCACCGGCGCGACGGCCTCTATGCGCGCCCGCCCGCCCTTCCTCGCTTTTGGAGCGGCCAAAGCGGGATTGCGCGCTGTGGCGCAGGGTCTGGCGCGCGAATTTAGCCAGCAGGGGGTCCATGTCGCCCATGTCGTGATCGACGGCGTCATCGAGGGCGACTATGCCGCTACCAATTTCGCCGAATATGTCCGCTCCAAGGGCCCCGACGGCCTCCTCGGCGTCGACGACATTGCGGACTTCTATTGGACGCTTCATCGCCAGCCGCGCAGCGTCTGGACGCATGAACTCGATCTGAGACCGTTCAAGGAGCCGTTCTGA
- a CDS encoding DUF1326 domain-containing protein, translating to MTAQKKWRLVGDYFENCNCNIVCPCVFSAKAMAEQPTQGFCDIVMAFHIDSGSYGDVALDGLNVALAAHAPGPMAQGDWTLAVYLDERASDEQTAAIGAIFGGAEGGPMAAFAPLVGTHLGVKKAEIKYAIDGKSRSVEIPGVLAMAVDPLTGLHPSGEIWATSGHPVAPERIALAVGRDGNSYVDGGMNWNNAGRNGHYAPIEWSN from the coding sequence ATGACCGCCCAGAAGAAATGGCGCCTCGTCGGCGACTATTTCGAGAATTGCAACTGCAACATTGTCTGCCCCTGCGTGTTCTCGGCCAAGGCCATGGCCGAGCAGCCGACGCAGGGATTCTGCGACATCGTGATGGCGTTTCATATCGACTCGGGCAGCTATGGCGACGTCGCGCTCGATGGGCTGAATGTCGCGCTCGCGGCCCATGCGCCCGGCCCCATGGCGCAAGGCGACTGGACCCTCGCCGTCTATCTCGACGAGCGCGCGAGCGATGAACAGACCGCCGCGATCGGAGCGATCTTCGGCGGGGCCGAAGGCGGGCCGATGGCGGCATTCGCGCCACTTGTCGGAACGCATCTTGGCGTGAAGAAGGCCGAGATCAAATATGCGATCGACGGCAAGTCGCGCTCCGTCGAAATCCCCGGTGTGCTCGCCATGGCCGTCGACCCGCTGACGGGCCTGCATCCGAGCGGCGAAATCTGGGCGACGAGCGGCCATCCCGTCGCCCCTGAGCGCATCGCCCTCGCCGTCGGCCGCGACGGCAACAGCTATGTCGACGGCGGCATGAACTGGAACAATGCAGGTCGAAACGGCCATTACGCGCCGATCGAATGGTCGAACTGA